One genomic region from Natrinema caseinilyticum encodes:
- a CDS encoding histidine kinase N-terminal 7TM domain-containing protein, whose amino-acid sequence MIQFPPFVLPYFGSGLVTAAVAGYAYRDLQRRDGDETVLSLTVVMLSATVWILSRSFQYLVTDETSKVVFATVVWFGWGGAVMGLLFFALSYTGRADVLTRRTVGTLLLPIVGGLLFAVTNEFHGLLWTGEFRHQNGLYVYVTDTEPAHLVSLLYHNTVVLYSVFLLVKYSFDSAKLYRRQTIAVVLGSTTPLILGSLYLFDAIPFVPRFLDLTPIGIGIAGLCFSYAIFRYRMLDLVPIARRTAWDEVDDAIVTIDDDNRVLDANVAARHLFTANDYVGIQATAFFDSVPNATLERYENTAEAETQLAVQLDGEKRYFSLSISPIERGSRRRRGRVVVLRDITGIKRREEELDLLRQVQSRVLRHNIRNELTAIRGHAKHVADDVEDEHAERLRTALDASDDLLSITRKTRLVEDVVDGDGTPAEYDLRDVVDDAIETIGNRYPTVTFDVDGPGSRPIEADTRLEIVIVNLLENAAEHNDSTDPRVSVRLTDDDPTLTIADNGPGIPEYELAVLEDERETSLEHGSGIGLWLVTWIVDRSSATLEFHTSPDGTEAVLRFG is encoded by the coding sequence ATGATCCAGTTTCCGCCATTCGTTCTTCCGTACTTCGGGTCCGGACTCGTCACGGCCGCGGTGGCGGGATATGCGTATCGGGACCTGCAAAGACGCGATGGTGATGAGACGGTCCTGTCACTTACGGTCGTGATGCTATCGGCGACGGTGTGGATTCTGTCGCGGTCGTTTCAGTATCTCGTCACCGACGAGACGTCGAAAGTCGTCTTCGCGACGGTCGTCTGGTTCGGCTGGGGTGGCGCTGTGATGGGCCTCCTGTTTTTCGCGCTGTCCTACACCGGTCGAGCCGACGTCCTCACACGTCGTACCGTGGGGACACTACTGCTGCCGATCGTGGGCGGCCTCCTGTTCGCCGTTACCAACGAGTTCCACGGTCTGTTGTGGACCGGCGAATTCCGCCATCAGAACGGACTGTACGTCTACGTCACCGACACCGAGCCTGCGCATCTGGTATCGCTGTTGTACCACAACACCGTCGTCCTCTACAGTGTTTTTCTCCTCGTAAAGTACTCGTTCGATTCGGCCAAACTGTACAGGCGACAGACGATAGCCGTCGTCCTCGGCTCGACAACACCGCTGATTCTGGGATCGTTGTATCTTTTCGACGCGATTCCGTTCGTTCCGAGGTTCCTCGATCTCACGCCGATCGGGATCGGTATCGCCGGTCTGTGTTTCAGCTACGCCATCTTCCGCTATCGGATGCTCGATCTCGTGCCCATCGCACGCCGAACCGCGTGGGACGAGGTGGACGATGCCATCGTGACGATCGACGACGACAACCGAGTCCTCGACGCGAACGTAGCCGCCAGGCACCTGTTCACCGCCAACGACTACGTCGGCATACAAGCGACCGCGTTTTTCGATTCCGTGCCGAACGCGACGCTGGAACGCTACGAAAACACCGCCGAGGCCGAGACCCAACTCGCTGTCCAACTCGACGGCGAGAAACGGTATTTCTCCCTGTCGATTTCCCCCATCGAACGCGGATCCCGGCGGCGGCGGGGCCGAGTGGTCGTCCTCAGGGATATCACCGGAATCAAACGCCGTGAAGAGGAACTCGACCTGCTCCGACAGGTTCAGTCCAGGGTGCTCCGGCACAACATCCGAAACGAACTGACAGCCATCCGCGGCCACGCGAAGCACGTCGCCGACGACGTCGAAGACGAACACGCCGAACGGCTCCGGACTGCCCTCGACGCCAGCGACGATCTGCTGTCGATCACCCGAAAGACTCGACTGGTGGAGGACGTCGTCGACGGTGACGGAACCCCCGCCGAGTACGATCTCCGGGACGTCGTCGACGACGCCATCGAGACCATCGGGAACCGATATCCGACGGTAACGTTCGACGTCGACGGACCCGGGTCTCGACCGATCGAGGCCGACACCCGACTCGAGATAGTCATCGTGAATCTCCTCGAGAACGCCGCAGAGCACAACGATTCGACCGATCCCCGCGTTTCGGTTCGGCTCACGGACGACGACCCCACGCTCACCATCGCGGACAACGGACCGGGCATTCCGGAGTACGAACTGGCCGTCCTCGAAGACGAACGTGAAACGTCACTCGAACACGGCAGCGGGATCGGCCTCTGGCTGGTCACGTGGATCGTCGACCGCTCGAGTGCGACCCTGGAATTTCACACGAGCCCAGACGGCACCGAAGCGGTCCTTCGGTTCGGCTGA